One window of the Bacteroidia bacterium genome contains the following:
- a CDS encoding pyruvate dehydrogenase complex dihydrolipoamide acetyltransferase, translating into MAEIVKMPKLSDTMTEGVVAKWHKKVGDPVKSGELLADIETDKATMEFESFQDGVLLHIGVLEGKAAPVDSILAILGKAGEDISELLTQAQTPPPSIETPATPEAKPNKPEPVVAPEPVAKTAPVQTKETTSNSVTVSTHTSSDRLKASPLAKMLAQEKGVDVNQIKGSGDGGRVIKRDIENFQTGNKTIIREEKYTEVMVSQMRKTIAKRLAESKFSAPHFYLTVSIDMEAAAQARTILNEVSPVKLSFNDLVIKACALSLKKHPAINSSWLGDRIRYNEHTHIGVAVAVEDGLLVPVVRFADSKSLSEISAEVKDLGKRAKEKKLQPADWQGNTFTISNLGMFGIEEFTAIINPPDACILAVGGIHQVPVVKNGSIVPGQLMKVTLSCDHRVVDGATGASFLQTLKRYLENPILLVGEGSI; encoded by the coding sequence ATGGCTGAAATAGTTAAAATGCCAAAACTCAGCGACACCATGACCGAAGGAGTGGTAGCAAAATGGCATAAGAAAGTGGGCGACCCGGTTAAATCTGGCGAATTACTTGCCGACATTGAAACCGACAAAGCCACCATGGAATTTGAGTCTTTTCAGGATGGAGTATTATTACACATTGGGGTTTTGGAAGGCAAAGCAGCTCCGGTTGACAGCATATTAGCCATTTTAGGGAAAGCCGGAGAAGATATTTCCGAATTGTTAACCCAGGCTCAAACACCACCACCAAGCATTGAAACTCCTGCAACCCCGGAAGCAAAACCTAACAAACCTGAGCCTGTTGTTGCTCCGGAACCGGTTGCCAAAACAGCGCCGGTTCAAACTAAAGAAACTACTTCCAATAGTGTTACAGTTTCAACCCATACAAGTAGCGATCGATTAAAAGCTTCTCCATTAGCCAAAATGTTAGCCCAGGAAAAAGGAGTAGATGTTAATCAGATAAAAGGAAGTGGTGATGGCGGAAGAGTAATTAAACGGGATATTGAAAACTTCCAAACCGGAAATAAAACCATTATACGAGAAGAGAAATATACCGAAGTAATGGTTTCACAAATGCGTAAAACTATTGCCAAACGACTAGCGGAAAGCAAATTCAGTGCGCCTCACTTTTATTTAACAGTCTCCATCGATATGGAGGCAGCAGCGCAGGCAAGAACCATTTTAAATGAAGTAAGTCCGGTAAAACTATCTTTTAATGATTTGGTAATCAAGGCCTGTGCCTTAAGTTTAAAAAAACATCCGGCCATTAATTCATCCTGGTTGGGAGATCGAATCCGATACAATGAACATACCCACATTGGAGTGGCTGTTGCAGTAGAAGATGGATTATTAGTACCGGTTGTTAGGTTTGCCGATTCCAAATCTTTATCAGAAATTTCTGCCGAAGTAAAGGACTTAGGAAAAAGAGCCAAGGAGAAAAAACTTCAACCTGCTGATTGGCAAGGAAATACCTTTACAATTAGCAACTTGGGTATGTTTGGAATAGAAGAATTTACAGCCATTATTAACCCGCCGGACGCTTGCATTTTAGCCGTTGGAGGAATACACCAGGTTCCTGTGGTAAAAAACGGATCGATTGTACCAGGACAGCTAATGAAAGTAACTTTAAGTTGCGATCATCGGGTGGTGGATGGTGCCACCGGAGCCTCCTTTTTACAAACCTTGAAACGTTACCTTGAAAATCCCATTTTGTTGGTTGGAGAAGGTTCCATTTAA
- a CDS encoding NifU family protein, with translation MNDLESRVLSALESLRPFLVNDGGDIEFIEITPELVVKVRLLGACSSCSMRHMTMKAGVEETIKKAAPEISAVESVPEDLFTI, from the coding sequence ATGAATGATTTAGAAAGCCGTGTTTTATCAGCCTTGGAATCACTTCGTCCGTTTTTGGTAAACGATGGTGGAGATATAGAGTTTATAGAAATAACTCCGGAGTTGGTTGTGAAGGTTAGACTTTTGGGTGCATGTTCATCTTGTAGCATGCGGCATATGACTATGAAAGCCGGTGTTGAAGAAACAATCAAGAAGGCAGCTCCAGAAATCAGTGCAGTTGAATCTGTTCCGGAAGACTTATTTACCATTTAA
- a CDS encoding 2-oxoacid:acceptor oxidoreductase subunit alpha: MNKTIELKKDVTILFAGDSGDGIQLTGTQFTNTNALFGNDLSTFPNFPAEIRAPQGTLAGVSGFQLHFGSIEIYTPGDDCDVLVVMNAAALKANLKQLKQGGVIIANIDGFDPKNLKLSKYPDGVNPLEDNSLANYKVFKLDITKMTKAALADSGLGIKEIDRTKNMFVLGFILWMYNRSLDNSLNYIKEQFKKKPEIVEANTKVLKAGYHFGETSETFMTRYQVEKATMKPGTYRNIMGNQATALGLIAAAKKAGLQLFYGTYPITPASDILHELSKHKKFGVKTFQAEDEIAAVASAIGASFGGALGVTASSGPGIALKGEAIGLALMLELPLVLINVQRGGPSTGLPTKTEQADLLQAIYGRNGESPVAVIAAQSPSDCFDTVIEATRLAVEHMLPVFFLSDGYIANGAEPWKFPQSSELPTIKPVFATINSKTEDGKYLPYKRDEKLSREWAIPGTKGLEHRIGGIEKEHETGNISYDPANHEFMVKMRQAKVDKIADYIPLQTIDSGGAKGKLLIVGWGSTYGSITAAVKQALAEGLEVSHVHIKYLNPFPKNLGEILNNFDKIIVPEMNNGQLVRLLRDKYLVPAQGFNKIKGIPFTAKEIKDKIDEVLAN; this comes from the coding sequence ATGAATAAAACAATAGAATTAAAAAAGGATGTCACCATACTTTTTGCCGGTGACAGTGGAGATGGAATTCAATTAACCGGAACCCAATTTACCAATACCAATGCCTTGTTTGGAAACGATTTAAGTACTTTTCCAAACTTCCCGGCCGAGATTCGTGCCCCACAAGGTACCTTAGCCGGTGTATCCGGATTTCAGTTGCACTTTGGCAGTATCGAAATTTATACCCCCGGCGACGATTGCGATGTTTTAGTAGTTATGAATGCCGCTGCATTAAAAGCTAATTTAAAGCAATTAAAACAAGGCGGGGTTATTATTGCAAACATTGATGGATTTGATCCTAAAAACCTCAAATTATCCAAATATCCGGATGGAGTAAATCCTTTGGAAGATAACTCATTAGCTAATTACAAGGTATTTAAATTAGACATTACCAAAATGACTAAGGCAGCCTTGGCAGATAGCGGATTGGGAATTAAAGAAATAGATCGAACCAAAAACATGTTTGTTTTGGGATTTATTCTATGGATGTATAACCGTTCTTTAGACAACAGTTTAAATTACATTAAAGAGCAATTCAAAAAGAAACCGGAAATTGTAGAGGCTAATACCAAGGTACTCAAGGCAGGTTACCATTTTGGAGAAACCAGTGAAACCTTTATGACCCGCTACCAGGTGGAAAAAGCCACCATGAAACCCGGAACTTATAGAAACATTATGGGGAATCAGGCTACGGCCTTAGGATTAATTGCGGCGGCCAAAAAGGCAGGCTTGCAATTATTTTATGGAACCTACCCTATTACACCGGCATCAGACATTTTGCACGAACTATCCAAACACAAAAAATTTGGAGTAAAGACCTTTCAAGCCGAAGATGAAATAGCTGCAGTTGCATCGGCAATTGGAGCTAGCTTTGGTGGAGCTTTAGGCGTTACAGCATCATCAGGACCCGGTATTGCACTGAAAGGAGAAGCCATTGGTTTAGCCCTCATGTTGGAATTACCTCTGGTATTGATAAATGTACAACGTGGCGGGCCTTCCACCGGACTTCCAACCAAAACGGAACAAGCGGATTTATTACAGGCAATTTATGGTCGAAACGGCGAATCACCTGTGGCAGTAATTGCAGCCCAATCTCCATCCGATTGCTTTGATACCGTGATTGAAGCAACCCGATTAGCAGTGGAACACATGTTACCTGTGTTCTTTTTATCAGATGGATATATCGCCAATGGTGCAGAACCCTGGAAATTTCCTCAATCGTCTGAATTACCAACCATCAAACCGGTATTTGCTACCATCAATTCTAAAACTGAAGATGGTAAATACTTACCTTACAAACGTGATGAAAAATTAAGTCGGGAATGGGCCATACCCGGTACTAAGGGACTCGAGCACCGAATAGGTGGAATTGAAAAAGAACATGAAACGGGTAATATTAGTTACGATCCGGCAAACCATGAATTTATGGTTAAAATGCGCCAGGCAAAGGTGGATAAAATTGCTGATTATATTCCGCTACAAACCATTGACAGCGGAGGAGCAAAAGGAAAATTACTGATTGTTGGCTGGGGAAGCACGTATGGTTCCATCACCGCAGCAGTTAAACAGGCACTGGCTGAGGGTTTGGAAGTATCTCATGTTCATATTAAGTACCTTAACCCTTTCCCTAAGAACCTGGGTGAAATTCTCAATAACTTTGATAAAATAATTGTACCGGAAATGAACAATGGACAATTAGTAAGGTTATTACGTGATAAATATTTAGTGCCAGCCCAAGGTTTCAATAAAATAAAAGGTATTCCATTTACAGCCAAAGAGATTAAAGATAAAATTGACGAAGTATTGGCTAATTAA
- a CDS encoding 2-oxoacid:ferredoxin oxidoreductase subunit beta — translation MTEITATSTAYTSKELVTDQDVRWCPGCGDYSILKQVQTVIPELGIPKEQLVFVSGIGCSSRFPYYMETFGMHSIHGRATAIASGLKAARPDLSVWLVTGDGDALSIGGNHLIHLLRRNFDVNVLLFNNQIYGLTKGQYSPTSEKGKVTKSSPMGAIDHPFNPLALCLGAESTFIARSMDRDPIHLRTILKRANQHKGTSMVEIYQNCNVFNDGAFEVFTEKSSKAEETLFIEHGQPLVFGANKNKGIKLDGFKPTIVELEGNSVNDLWIHDETDRVKASILTRFFDDPAKEGHLPRPFGVFYTENRFTYEEAMEQQLQESLSKGEGDLDALLRGNNTWTVA, via the coding sequence ATGACAGAAATTACAGCAACATCCACTGCCTATACCTCCAAAGAATTAGTAACCGACCAGGACGTGCGGTGGTGTCCGGGTTGTGGCGATTACTCTATTTTAAAACAAGTACAAACCGTAATTCCGGAATTAGGAATTCCAAAAGAACAATTGGTTTTTGTATCAGGAATTGGATGTTCAAGCCGATTCCCATATTATATGGAAACCTTCGGAATGCATAGTATTCATGGACGAGCTACAGCCATTGCCAGCGGTTTAAAAGCTGCCCGTCCAGACCTAAGCGTTTGGTTGGTAACCGGGGATGGAGATGCACTTTCCATCGGAGGAAATCACCTTATCCATTTATTGAGAAGAAACTTTGATGTAAATGTACTTTTATTCAATAACCAAATTTATGGATTAACTAAAGGACAGTATTCACCTACTTCTGAAAAAGGGAAAGTGACCAAGTCCTCTCCTATGGGAGCGATTGATCATCCTTTTAATCCACTGGCATTATGCCTGGGTGCAGAATCCACCTTCATAGCACGAAGCATGGACCGTGACCCGATTCATCTTCGTACCATTCTAAAACGTGCAAATCAACACAAAGGCACTTCTATGGTTGAAATCTACCAAAATTGCAATGTATTTAATGATGGAGCCTTTGAAGTATTTACAGAAAAATCTTCCAAAGCTGAAGAAACCTTGTTTATAGAACATGGTCAACCATTGGTTTTCGGTGCAAATAAGAATAAAGGAATAAAGTTGGATGGATTTAAACCAACCATTGTTGAGTTGGAAGGGAATTCAGTGAACGATTTGTGGATTCATGACGAAACTGACCGTGTAAAAGCTTCCATATTAACAAGATTCTTTGATGATCCGGCAAAAGAAGGACATTTACCCAGACCTTTTGGAGTTTTCTATACCGAAAATCGTTTCACCTACGAAGAAGCAATGGAACAACAATTGCAAGAATCTTTGTCAAAAGGTGAAGGCGATTTGGATGCCTTACTGCGTGGAAATAACACCTGGACTGTAGCCTAA
- the trmD gene encoding tRNA (guanosine(37)-N1)-methyltransferase TrmD, whose amino-acid sequence MRIDIISVIPELLESPFSHSIVKRAREKGIVEIQVHQLRDYTPYKHKQVDDYPFGGGAGMVLMPLPLANCIESLTKERVYDEIIFVTPDGVTHNQALANRLSTLTNILVICGHYKGIDQRIREKYVTLEISIGDYVLSGGELAAAVLCDSIVRLIPGSIGDETSALSDSFQDNLLAPPVYTRPADFEGMKVPDVLLSGHQRKIDEWRHEQSVERTKIRRPDLLE is encoded by the coding sequence ATGAGAATAGATATTATTTCAGTTATTCCCGAGTTGCTTGAAAGTCCTTTTTCGCATAGCATCGTAAAGCGTGCCAGAGAAAAAGGAATTGTTGAAATTCAGGTACACCAATTAAGAGATTATACCCCCTATAAGCATAAACAGGTGGATGATTATCCATTTGGTGGTGGCGCAGGAATGGTATTAATGCCCTTACCTTTAGCAAATTGTATTGAAAGTTTGACAAAGGAAAGAGTGTACGATGAAATCATTTTTGTTACACCGGATGGAGTTACTCATAACCAGGCTTTAGCTAATCGCTTATCTACGCTCACTAATATTTTGGTAATTTGCGGCCATTACAAAGGAATAGACCAACGAATTAGAGAGAAATATGTGACTTTGGAAATTTCAATTGGAGATTATGTTCTAAGCGGTGGGGAATTGGCAGCGGCAGTGCTTTGTGATAGCATAGTTAGATTAATTCCCGGTTCGATCGGTGATGAAACATCTGCCCTTAGCGATTCATTTCAGGATAACTTATTGGCACCTCCCGTTTATACTCGTCCGGCAGATTTTGAAGGTATGAAAGTACCGGATGTTCTATTAAGCGGCCACCAACGCAAAATTGATGAATGGAGGCATGAACAATCGGTAGAACGAACTAAGATCCGCAGACCTGATTTGTTGGAATAA
- a CDS encoding Omp28-related outer membrane protein: MYKITGLFLLVLCLSSCKKDETSGDTNPTFPAAEMQPVFYCFTATWDSISGKQGKPAMDSLRLRNPNAVIINCHLNESNGKVDPLSNSWSQGLADFYSIQVPKDSLFALPYVYFAYNGQLGGLNYTGLSAFSQQVILDWTQENIEPAMTMVINPTITSSLLEISIDYKSIYSFPTKVFFSVLITENNISSPQVGDLSFKPNVHDDVLRKCLTEYNGQLVANSLNVNQTGNFSINTNLDNSWNVDELYVNVLVWYFDPVYGNMVQLAKRQKLK, encoded by the coding sequence ATGTACAAAATTACCGGTTTATTTTTACTCGTATTATGCTTGAGTTCCTGCAAGAAGGATGAAACTTCGGGGGATACTAATCCAACTTTCCCGGCGGCAGAAATGCAACCTGTTTTCTATTGTTTCACTGCTACCTGGGATAGCATTTCAGGAAAGCAAGGTAAACCCGCCATGGACTCGTTGCGATTAAGAAATCCCAATGCAGTTATTATTAATTGCCATTTAAACGAATCCAATGGGAAGGTAGATCCATTAAGCAATTCCTGGAGCCAAGGACTAGCAGATTTTTATTCCATTCAGGTTCCAAAAGATAGTTTGTTCGCTTTACCTTATGTTTATTTTGCATACAATGGACAATTGGGAGGCTTGAATTATACCGGATTGAGTGCTTTTAGCCAACAGGTAATTTTAGATTGGACCCAAGAAAACATCGAACCGGCAATGACTATGGTTATAAACCCTACCATCACTTCCAGTTTATTGGAAATTTCAATTGATTATAAATCGATTTATAGTTTTCCTACCAAAGTGTTTTTTTCTGTTTTGATTACTGAAAACAACATTTCATCACCCCAAGTTGGAGATTTGAGTTTTAAACCCAATGTTCATGATGATGTATTAAGGAAATGCTTAACTGAATACAATGGACAATTAGTTGCCAATTCTTTGAATGTAAATCAAACAGGTAATTTTTCAATTAATACTAACTTGGATAATTCATGGAATGTAGATGAATTGTATGTAAATGTTTTAGTTTGGTATTTCGATCCGGTTTATGGAAATATGGTGCAACTCGCCAAAAGGCAAAAATTAAAGTAA
- a CDS encoding M20/M25/M40 family metallo-hydrolase: MPLLAQNKDSILIGKFFEFEKSKGLSYSLLRSLCKQVGHRLSGSPNAEKAVNWAEAEMQKLQPNRVSKQACMVPHWERGRPEVAVIKSAHQTIPLDVLALGGSVETGKDGIEAEVVMVEDFDQLKKLGKAGIEGKIVFYTVVMDSTVENAFSSYGKAVAYRWKGPAEAARYGAVATIVRSMCTRTDDYPHTGTMRYNDSLPKIPCFAISTLDAGILKKHLEANPKDKLFLFSGCKFFPDSPSYNVIAELTGTEFPNEIITVGGHLDSWDVGEGAHDDGAGVVQSMEIIYLFNQLGIKPKRTIRVVAFMNEENGGRGGKSYVDFGSPGELHLMAIESDEGAGKPLGFGIEGANESFYAKVNSWKKYFIPFGLTHWPHEGGGSDIEHLVEAKKCVSVGFIPDPSKYFYYHHSNTDVFENIDEMDLKNGAASMAAFVWLVSEYGL; encoded by the coding sequence ATGCCTCTCCTTGCCCAAAACAAAGATTCCATCTTGATTGGAAAATTTTTTGAATTTGAAAAATCAAAAGGGTTAAGTTATTCCCTGCTTCGAAGTCTATGCAAGCAAGTCGGACATCGGTTAAGTGGTTCACCCAATGCAGAAAAGGCAGTGAATTGGGCAGAAGCAGAAATGCAGAAATTACAACCCAACCGGGTAAGTAAACAAGCTTGTATGGTGCCTCATTGGGAAAGGGGTAGGCCTGAGGTTGCCGTAATTAAATCAGCTCATCAAACTATCCCACTCGATGTTCTGGCTTTAGGCGGTTCTGTTGAAACAGGGAAGGATGGTATCGAAGCCGAGGTGGTGATGGTGGAGGATTTTGATCAGTTAAAAAAACTTGGTAAAGCCGGAATAGAAGGTAAAATCGTTTTCTATACGGTTGTGATGGATTCAACTGTTGAAAATGCATTTTCATCTTATGGCAAGGCCGTTGCTTATCGTTGGAAAGGACCGGCAGAAGCTGCAAGGTATGGTGCAGTTGCAACGATTGTTCGAAGCATGTGCACTCGTACCGACGATTACCCTCATACCGGAACCATGCGATACAATGATAGCTTACCCAAAATTCCATGCTTCGCCATTAGCACCTTGGATGCAGGAATTCTAAAAAAGCATCTGGAGGCTAACCCAAAAGACAAGCTTTTCCTTTTTTCAGGATGTAAATTTTTTCCCGACTCGCCTTCCTATAATGTCATTGCCGAACTTACCGGCACAGAATTTCCAAATGAAATAATTACCGTAGGCGGTCACTTGGATAGCTGGGATGTAGGAGAAGGAGCACACGATGATGGGGCAGGAGTTGTTCAATCGATGGAAATTATCTATTTATTTAATCAATTGGGTATTAAACCTAAACGTACCATCCGGGTAGTAGCATTTATGAATGAAGAAAATGGTGGAAGAGGAGGAAAGTCGTATGTAGATTTTGGTTCTCCGGGTGAACTGCATTTAATGGCTATTGAAAGCGATGAAGGCGCCGGTAAACCTCTTGGTTTTGGTATCGAAGGGGCAAATGAATCTTTTTACGCCAAAGTGAATTCCTGGAAAAAGTATTTTATCCCTTTTGGTCTAACTCATTGGCCTCATGAAGGTGGTGGATCTGATATTGAACACCTGGTCGAAGCCAAAAAATGTGTTTCCGTTGGTTTTATTCCCGATCCATCCAAGTACTTTTATTACCACCATTCCAATACGGACGTGTTTGAAAATATCGATGAAATGGACCTGAAAAATGGGGCAGCATCCATGGCTGCATTTGTTTGGCTGGTTTCTGAATATGGCTTGTAA
- a CDS encoding T9SS type A sorting domain-containing protein — MHSRILPVFFALFLVNLSLYAQTVFHDGSDYTELEVQFASPTFRTVETSQGMAVLPSVPQTVPVLKKAAPQVLTKAVSIAIPNKAIAHVQIVAEQSTTYQNYLLAPSKGNIKRNIQPETLPYEFGPAYQSNEFYPSQAAEIGHSYVLRSIEGLCLNFYPIQYNPVSKELKVYSSIRVLVSYSYPNGQDFHKPSLTKSFAGAFNRHFVNFSQAKYNNVGQRDKLLIIAPNSYFQTLAPFILWKQQIGYTVKLTDYATLGSANAMDQYIQDQYQNENIGYVLLVGDHQQIPAFNTNYGYSDNYYAMIDGNDWYPELFMGRFSAENVDQLNTMVQRVIRYEKFPQDNGNWYSETVCIGSDQGPGDDNEYDYEHERVIAGKMTSYTFTHAYELYDGSQGGNDAAGNPNFNDLGIILENGVSYVNYTGHGSEDLIVTTNYSITQVNQLNNVDKYPVFVSVGCVNGNFTDMTCFGESWIRATDDNGNPAGAIDAMMSTINQSWNPPMSAQDEMVDIITEQYAGFTPKNFGCIANNGLMKMNDDYGQGGDEMTATWVIFGDPTTMIKTAVPTPLVLTHDGTTPIGTSSITMNGNVEGAVVSVTQAGNVLATGTINGGTVTLSFEPIATTDSLEVVGFSFNTKPYLGGVTVIPNTGPYVGNNNWLLADLNGNGQQVAHYNDSLRLSFDLENIGNAPTANVTATLSTSDPYVTIFDNTANFGDISAGATTGLIDAFGIKIATFVPNNHQAPMLVTCTDGLGNSWHFTVQVTILAPVLSVTDDFLIETNGSINQVLESNETADINIEVSNLGGSNSQEVFGTLTSLSSFVHILNNSVAGNPINVSNQDNYTFQVSVDANAPVNAYANFTFVAASGPYGDTFQFSIPVNQILETFESQDFSKFPWTFSGSSPWITTSYQPYEGNTCSKSGSIGDSQTSVMQLSINVASSDSVAFFFKTSCEQDYDFLKFYINNSLQNQWTGNTAWSRKAYAVSAGQKTFKWVYEKDNYYSDLDDAVYLDNILLPQAVQDSSIGINTLSEAISLLVFPNPAQSKVWIKTQGFQGKSVQVSLINTLGELVYSNYHASTETMEINLDELAKGLYHLNLSNGEQQITHKLSVE; from the coding sequence ATGCACTCCCGAATTTTACCTGTTTTTTTTGCTCTATTCCTTGTTAATCTTAGTTTGTATGCTCAAACTGTTTTTCATGATGGTAGCGACTATACTGAATTAGAAGTTCAGTTTGCTTCCCCCACTTTCAGAACTGTTGAAACAAGTCAAGGTATGGCAGTATTACCTTCTGTTCCACAAACTGTACCAGTCTTAAAAAAAGCTGCACCTCAGGTTTTAACCAAGGCAGTTTCCATAGCCATTCCGAATAAAGCAATTGCCCATGTTCAAATTGTTGCGGAACAGTCAACAACCTACCAAAATTACCTGTTGGCACCTTCTAAAGGAAATATTAAAAGGAATATTCAACCGGAAACCTTGCCATATGAATTTGGACCAGCCTACCAATCCAATGAATTTTATCCTTCACAGGCAGCCGAAATAGGTCATTCCTATGTATTAAGATCGATCGAGGGGCTGTGTTTAAATTTCTATCCCATTCAGTATAATCCGGTTTCTAAGGAATTAAAAGTTTATTCCTCCATTCGGGTTCTGGTAAGCTATTCTTATCCGAATGGCCAAGATTTTCATAAGCCTTCACTTACTAAATCTTTTGCAGGCGCGTTTAACAGGCATTTTGTAAACTTTTCCCAGGCAAAGTATAACAATGTAGGTCAGAGAGATAAACTTTTAATCATTGCGCCTAATTCCTATTTTCAGACCTTGGCTCCGTTTATCCTTTGGAAACAACAAATCGGTTATACAGTTAAACTAACCGACTATGCAACCCTTGGTAGCGCGAATGCCATGGACCAATATATCCAAGATCAGTATCAAAATGAAAATATTGGATATGTTTTGCTCGTAGGCGATCATCAACAAATTCCTGCCTTTAATACCAATTATGGATATAGTGATAATTATTATGCTATGATTGATGGAAATGATTGGTACCCGGAATTGTTTATGGGAAGATTCTCCGCTGAAAATGTGGATCAACTAAATACCATGGTGCAACGGGTAATACGCTATGAAAAATTTCCTCAGGACAATGGCAACTGGTATAGTGAAACGGTTTGCATTGGCTCTGATCAAGGTCCAGGCGACGACAATGAGTATGATTATGAACATGAACGTGTGATTGCAGGTAAAATGACTAGTTATACCTTTACGCATGCTTATGAATTATATGATGGATCTCAAGGAGGAAACGATGCTGCCGGAAACCCTAATTTCAACGATTTAGGCATTATCCTTGAAAATGGAGTTTCTTATGTGAATTATACCGGACATGGAAGTGAAGATTTGATTGTTACTACCAATTACAGCATTACCCAGGTCAATCAATTGAACAATGTAGATAAATACCCTGTATTTGTTTCAGTTGGTTGTGTTAACGGAAATTTTACTGATATGACTTGCTTTGGAGAAAGCTGGATTCGTGCTACGGATGACAATGGTAATCCGGCAGGGGCCATTGATGCCATGATGTCTACCATTAACCAAAGTTGGAATCCTCCAATGAGTGCACAAGATGAAATGGTGGATATTATTACCGAGCAATATGCAGGATTTACACCTAAAAATTTTGGTTGTATAGCGAACAATGGCTTAATGAAAATGAACGATGATTATGGCCAAGGAGGGGACGAAATGACTGCCACCTGGGTTATTTTTGGTGATCCAACTACCATGATTAAAACAGCAGTGCCAACTCCACTTGTTCTTACACATGATGGAACAACCCCAATAGGAACATCTTCAATTACCATGAATGGTAATGTGGAAGGAGCTGTAGTGTCTGTTACTCAAGCCGGAAATGTGCTGGCAACAGGAACAATTAATGGCGGAACTGTTACCTTATCTTTTGAACCTATTGCCACTACCGACAGTTTGGAAGTTGTCGGTTTCTCGTTTAATACCAAACCCTATTTAGGTGGAGTAACTGTTATTCCTAACACCGGACCTTATGTTGGAAACAACAATTGGTTACTTGCTGACCTCAATGGAAATGGACAACAAGTGGCTCATTACAACGATTCTCTTCGTCTTTCTTTTGATTTGGAAAATATTGGAAATGCCCCAACTGCCAATGTAACCGCCACCCTTTCTACCTCTGATCCTTATGTTACTATTTTTGATAATACAGCCAATTTCGGTGATATTTCTGCCGGGGCAACTACCGGTTTAATTGATGCTTTTGGAATAAAAATTGCCACTTTCGTCCCTAATAATCACCAAGCTCCTATGTTGGTAACCTGCACCGACGGACTAGGTAATTCCTGGCACTTTACAGTTCAGGTTACCATTTTAGCTCCGGTTTTATCTGTAACTGATGATTTCTTAATTGAAACCAATGGTTCCATTAATCAGGTTCTGGAAAGTAATGAAACAGCCGATATTAACATCGAAGTAAGTAATTTGGGAGGAAGTAATTCGCAGGAGGTATTTGGAACATTAACTTCTTTAAGCAGTTTTGTTCATATTTTGAATAATTCAGTAGCCGGAAATCCGATAAATGTGTCTAATCAGGATAATTATACTTTCCAGGTTTCTGTCGATGCAAATGCACCTGTGAATGCCTATGCTAATTTCACTTTTGTTGCTGCTTCCGGACCTTATGGCGATACCTTCCAATTCAGTATTCCGGTTAACCAAATTCTGGAAACTTTCGAAAGTCAAGATTTCTCCAAATTCCCCTGGACCTTTAGTGGAAGTTCTCCCTGGATTACCACTTCTTACCAACCATATGAAGGTAATACCTGTTCAAAATCGGGAAGCATCGGAGATAGTCAAACTTCTGTTATGCAATTGTCAATTAATGTGGCTTCTTCTGATAGCGTTGCATTTTTCTTTAAAACCAGTTGCGAGCAAGATTATGATTTCCTAAAATTCTATATCAACAATTCCTTGCAAAATCAATGGACCGGTAACACGGCTTGGTCCAGAAAGGCCTATGCCGTTTCTGCCGGACAAAAAACCTTTAAATGGGTATATGAAAAGGATAATTACTATTCCGATTTAGATGATGCTGTTTATTTAGATAATATTCTTTTGCCACAAGCAGTTCAAGATTCATCCATAGGAATTAATACCTTATCTGAAGCTATTTCCTTGCTTGTTTTCCCTAATCCTGCACAATCCAAAGTTTGGATTAAAACCCAAGGATTCCAAGGGAAATCTGTGCAAGTTTCCTTAATCAATACCTTAGGTGAATTGGTATATTCAAACTATCACGCATCAACAGAAACAATGGAAATTAATTTAGATGAATTGGCTAAAGGTCTTTATCACCTAAATTTATCCAATGGTGAACAACAAATAACTCACAAATTAAGTGTTGAATAA